ATAACTGAAACTTAATCTTTTTCCATCAGCAGGTACATTTATGGAATATCTTCCATTGGCATCAGTCAGGGTTCTGATGCTTTTGCCCTCGACAGAAACGGTTACACCAATGAGGGTTTCCTTGTCTTTATCTGTGACTGTTCCTGTCACCACAGATTGGGCATAGGCCGTGACGCAGGATAAGAGCAGGATAAAGAGAGAAAGCACTGCTTTCTGCAGGGTTTGAAGGCCGGGCCTGTTTTTAAAAACGACTCCGGAATTTCTGAGTAAAAAATTGCTTGTCATAATTGGTTAGTTATGGTTTAGATTAAAGGGGTTTAATAGCAAGAAATCAATGGCGTTTTACCCAGGCTAAAATTGGCCTTTTATAGGTGTAATATTTGGTCTGTCAGGCGGGTGGCCTTAACCTAAGTTAGTTTATAATTTTCTAAAGTCCAATTTTGTTGAAATTTGAGCAAATAATTGAGGTTTTATTTGCTTAATTGTGATGTCCCGCAATATTGTATACTGTGGTTTGGATAATAATTGGTATTTTATGTTGAAAAATCAAACCTATTGTTCACCTCATCCCACCACTATGAAAAAAACATTATTACTCCTTATGGCCCTGCTTTTCCTGGGCTCAGAACTGACATTTGCCCAAAAAACGACCATCACCGGCACGGTAACTGATGCCACAACAAAAGAAACTTTAATAGGCGTATCTGTGTACATTAAAGGAAGTAAACAGGGAACCAGTACCAATTCCGGCGGACAGTTCTCTATTGAGGCGGTATCAACAGATCAACTTGTCTTCAGTTATACCGGATATAAACCGGTAACCCTGCTGGTCGGTTCCAATACGACATTTCAGGTCAGCCTGGAAAGCAGTGCGGCACAGTTAGATGAAGTTGTATTGATTGGTACCCGCTCCGCAGGCCGGGTAAAGCTGGAAACCGCAGTTCCGGTAGATATTGTAAATGTAAGCAAGACTGCTGCTACTACCGGTAGATTGGAACTTACAGATATCTTAAATTATGCAGCACCTTCATTTAATTACAACAAACAATCTGGTTCCGATGGCGCGGATCATGTGGAGCTAGGCACATTGAGAGGGCTGGGGCCCGACCAGACTTTGGTATTGGTGAATGGGAAGCGTCGTCATTCTACCGCCTTTGTTTCTGTATTCGGAACCCGGGGCAGGGGAAATTCAGGAGTAGACCTGAGCACGATTCCGACCGCTGCAATCGAGCGGGTCGAAATTCTCCGTGACGGAGCTTCGGCACAATATGGTTCTGATGCCATCGCAGGTGTAATCAACCTGGTGCTTAAAAAAAATGTAAATGAGTTTGTAGCCAATGCCGGCTATTCAGGGTATTATGATCCGGCCTTTAACAGTAAAAAAAGCCTGGCTGCTGCCCAATATCCTCATGGAGGCAGTATCGATGGAAATGCCTTTACTTTTGATGCCAACTACGGGTTGAAAATAGGAAAAACCGGTTTTCTGAACCTGAGTGCTGATTATTCCAAAAGCGGTAAAACCTATCGTCAGACAAAGGATACGGCAACTGCCAATCCTAAAGCATTGCCCTTAAATACACCGAGAAGGGCAAATGGTGATGGATCATCGGAAGGAGGGACGATATTTTTTAACAGTGAGATCCCAACCAGTGCCAGGACCACTTTTTACAGCTTTGGTGGTTACAGTTATAAAGGATCAGAAGCTTATGCTTTCACCCGTAATTTCTCGTCCAGACCGGAACGTTTCCCGACTAATGGTACCAGCATCATCCCGGTAGAGGGGATCATCATCAAAACCCCTGACGGAGAATCTTATTACAATCCGCTCATTGAAACACATATTAAAGACCTGGCTTTTGCAGCCGGCTTAAAAGGTAGTTTTGGCAAGGACTGGAACTGGGACCTGAGTAACAATACCGGAAATAATGATTTTCATTTTTATGGTAAAAAGACTTTCAATGCCTCTTTAGGAGCCGACAAAACTTCTTTTGATGACGGAGGATCTGAGTTTTTACAGAATACAACAAATTTAAACTTCAGTAAACGTTTTGATCAGGTACTTTCCGGATTTAATCTTGGTTTTGGTGGGGAGTACAGGTATGAGCGTTATAAGATCTCTGCAGGAGAAGAAGCTTCCTATAAAAACTATGATCCGGATGGCATTAAGGCTGCGGGATCACAGGGTTTTCCTGGTTTTCAACCTGCTGATGCTGCAAATTCCAACAGATCGGTGTTTGGTGCTTTTGTTGATTTTGAATTGGATGCAACGGATAAATGGCTGATCAATTTTGCCAACCGACTGGAACATTACAGTGATTTCGGCTATAATTTCAGTACAAAATTTGCCACGCGCTATAAAATCAGCGATAACTTTAACATTCGTGGTTCGGTAGGTACAGGTTTTCGTGCCCCATCGCTACAACAGATCAATTATAGCTCTACCTTTACCAATGTGCAGGGAGCCATCATTTCTGAAGTGAAAATCGCTCCGAACAGCAGTCCGATCACAAAAGCCGCCGGAATCCCGAACCTTAAACAGGAAACTTCAAAAAATGCAGGATTGGGCTTTACCTTTAAGCCCGTTCCGGAATTTAGCATTACGGTAGATGGTTACCTCATTAATGTAAAAGACAGGGTGGTATTGTCCGGGCAGTTCAGTGCAGCAGATGAAACACTTGACCCCGTATTTACCGATGCCTTAAAAGCATTGAGGGTGGGTACAGCTCAGTTTTTTGCCAATGCTGTAAACACGACAAACCGTGGTTTGGATGTGGTACTGGATTACAACAAAACAATCGGGGACAACCGCTACCGACTTTTATTTACGGGGAACTTCCAAAGTATGGACATCGATAAAGTAAACTATCCAACCATTTTGGGCAGAACAGAGGCCTTAAAAGAAACCTTCCTGAGCTCAAGGGAAAAGAAATTCATTTTAGCCTCTGCACCCAAAACAAAGTTTTCATTGAATCCTGAATATGGCTACCGGGACCTGACTATCGGGATGCGTTTCACGTACTTCGGAAAAGTGGATATCTATGGGTATGGGGACGGAACAGGAACTTCACCTGTGGTCCCAAAAGATGACGGTTCCGGATCAGTAGCGGATCTTTACAACTATAGCGGTAAAATGGTAAGTGACGTTTATTTTTCTTATAAACTGAATCCATACGCCCGAATCTCTCTGGGGGCTGATAACCTGTTTAATGTGCATCCGGACCTTGGTTATATTCCCGGAGCCAAAGGCTGGGCCTATAATAATGAACCTGCAGGGCCATTTGATGCCGTTCAGATGGGCGGAAATGGCAGGCGCATTTTTGCAAGGATCGGCTTTAATTTTTAAATAAAAGCAGGAGGAAGACCAGTGTCAGACCAATCATTGGGAATGGCACTGGTCTTTTCTTTTACATACTGTTGCATAAAAAAACCTTCAGAAGCAATGCCTCTGAAGGTTGAATACCGGACCAAATGAATTTTTAGGATGAGTTAGTAATAGTGTATCTGACGATTATCTGCCAGGATAAATGCTGGTCATATATAAGGCGTCTTTAGCCGAAATGGTGGTGTTATTGGCTGCAATCGTTACATTGTTTGTGGTAAACTGAGCCTGAACAGGGTAGTGCATGATCGAAGCCGAATCATAAGCAGTATAGTTCAATCCTGTTCTTGAAGATACCGCAAGAACGTTATAGTCTACCTGAGCTTTTGTCCAGTAATTTGGTGCGCCCATGTAGTAGTCATAAACAGCTTGGGTATTCCATGGAATATTGGCATCAGGATGTGACTGCTCATGATTTAAACCTAAAGCATGGCCAAATTCGTGGGTTACTGTTCTTCTGAACTCGGTATCGCTGGTATTGTTATTGAACCAGCCATAGTTCATAGAAACGGTTTTGTTTTTGGTATCGGTTCCAATGTAGGACCAGGAACCTCCGGCATCAAAAGCAACTTTAATATCTGCAGCTGCATTATCTGCAACAAACTGGAAGGTAAGGTTGGCATAAGTTTCCCAGCTTTTTGCATACTGCTGAACTTTAGATCTTACGTAAGTAGTTCCTCCGCTAAATCTAACCTTAATGATGCTTCCATTAGGCCATACTTTGTTGGCTGGTCCGTTGGATTCCGTACCAGGTAAGCCATTAGGAGCATCCACTCTCATCTCACAGGAAAATGGAGCGCTTGATTCAGTTTTTACTACCGGAGTTTCCTGCTGGATGTTGTCAGTGTTTTTTTTACAGCCTGCCATGATTAAAAGCGTAGCTGCAACGAACAATAGGTTTTTTGTAATTTTCATAAAATTGGTTTGTTTTTCGGTCGGTATTAAACCCAATATATGGTAATTTTCTTGATACATTTGCCAATTTGATATATTTTTTATGAACAATAAAAAATTTTGATGGATTCGGAAAGCCATATTCTTTTCGCTAATTTTAAGAATTCAAAGCCTATACGCTCCTGATCTATGTTTTTTTTAAAATCAACTGCTATTTTTCTGTTTCTATTGTGCTGTAGTTTTTTCGGAAGGGCACAACACTTAAAACCTGGCTTTGATAAAGCCGAGTATAGAGAGCTGATTTATTTGTCGTCCACCTCATTTGAGACACCACAAAAGGCTAAACTTATTCCTAAACCGTTTTAAAACCTATTGTAGTGTAGCCCCAAAGCCAGGAAACTTATACTTTGCCTATAGTTACGAATCGACAACTCAGGATGGCTGGGCGTATAATGTGATCAATGCGGCTGATTGGGTACCTCAAACCCCTTTTTCAGTGCAGATGCTGGATGACCTTCCGGAAGTAAGCCCTGGTCCTTTGATGGAGGGCTTAATCAAAAAGCAACCCTTCTTTAAGCGCATCATCCTCAATATGGTGTATAACAGCGTACGTAACCCTTCCCGAAAGGTAGTGAAGCGCTATCAGAAGCTATTGGGAAAGGAGATGGCAAAGAAAATAAAAACCTATTTGCCGGATTATAAGGCTCCTGATTATTATAACAGCAGTAATTATGTCCGGACAGGAACCTCAATCGTTTTGTATCCGAAGCCGGGTTATGGTCAGAAATTTCCAAATGAGGGCAAAGACATGATGCTTCATCATTCTTTTCCTCCATATCTATACCTCCTTAATCAGGAATAAACGCGAAATTGGCCTGCGCATCGCTGTGTTATTAAAATATTAATGGGCAATAAAATCGTCAGATTCGTTTTTTTTGGTAACTACTTTGTAGGGCTGCTTGCCGTGGCGCTTACGCTGGAAGCAACCCAGCAACTCAGACTACCCTATAATTCCCTGAATTATTACCTGTTGTTATTTCTGGCGCCTACGATCTATTATACTTATGCCTATCATCAGATTTCTGCCCGGCCTTCCCTGAATAATCCCCGGAGCCAGTGGTATTTTAAGCATAGGGTATTTATCAGCTGGAGTCAGGGAATTTTATTTAGTTTATGTATTGCCCTGGCTGTGAGATTGCTCTATATAAATTATAGTCATATTCTGAACCTCCCGCTAAGCTATTGGCTTGCGATCACTGTGATTGTACTGGCTGGTGGATTATATTACCGGCTGCTGCCCAGGTCTTTCCTGAACTTCGATCTACGGAATACGGGCTGGTTAAAGGCTTTTGTAATTGGCTTTGTCTGGGCTTGCTGTGCAAACATATTGCCACTGATTATGCTGAAAATAGAAACTGGAATCGGTTATCATGATCCGCTGCTGTGGACCTGGCTGTTCATCAAAAACTGGATGTTCTGTACGGTGAATGCCATTCTGTTTGACATCAAGGATTATCCTACAGATGCCAATAAACACCTCAAAACTTTTGTCGTAAGATTTGGCTTAAGGCGTACCATATTTTATATCCTGATTCCTTTGCTGATCATTGGCATGATATCCCTGTTTATATTTGCCAGGTATAAAGGTTTTGGCCCGATCCCGACAGCATTAAATATATTGCCTTTTATCCTGACCATTTATATTGCCTATTCCATGCGCCGGAGAAAGAACATCTTATATTACCTGATGGTGATTGACGGATTGATTTTGTTTAAAGCGATTTGTGGTATCATCGCAATGCAATTCATGCCGGTATGACCAATAATTATGACCATATCGCCAATTATTACGACCGACTGAGCCGTATGGTTTTCTTTAAATCTCAGGTAAATGCACAGATTGATCAATTGGGCTATATTCCGGAAAATAGCAGTGTTTTGATTGTAGGTGGGGGAACCGGATGGATTCTGGAAGAACTGGCGAAAGTCCGGCCGGCGGGATTACATATTGTTTATGTGGAGATATCCGCAAATATGATTGCCCTTTCCAGGGATAGAAATCCGGGGGCCAATGAGGTGGAATTTGTAAACAAGAGGATAGAAGACTTTTCTTCCTCAATGAGTTTTGATGTGATTTTAACGCCGTTTTTGTTTGATAATTTTTCAGCAGAAAGAGCAGTTGTTGTGTTTAAGCAGCTGGATCTTTTGTTGAAAGAAAATGGTTATTGGCTATTTGTAGACTTTAGTCTGAAAGGAGAAAGAGGGCGATGGTGGAAATCAGCCTTTCTGCAGCTGATGTATTCCTTTTTTAAGCTCATCAGAATTGTGGAAGCCTCGGAACTGACCGATATGGAACCGTATTTTAAAAATGCCGGTTATCAGGAAATTATAGGTAAAAGCTATTACGGAGGCTTTATTCAAGGCCAGGTCTACCGTAAAGGATAATAAATTCCCTAATTTTAGCGGAAATTAATCGCTGCCCAATTTATACTGTTATGAATAAACTTAATATGCTCGTATTATTCCTGTTGTTTGCAGGTTTGAATGTGCTTGCTCAAACTCCGGCGGACACTACCTATTACCTTAAAAATAAAGTTGGTTATGTCAGGAATAAAGACAGCGCAGATTATAAACGTGTGGTAACTGCACCAGGTCCCGGAAGTAACCTATATCAGATCAATGATTATTATATAGATGGAAAGAAGAAGAGCACAGCTCAGGGAAGGATGGATAAACGGATGATTTATGAGGGGCCTTACGTTTCTTATTATCAAAATGGTAATAAGCAGAAGGAGGGTACTTATGTTAATAACGAACTGGAAGGTGAAGTGAATACTTATTATCCGGATGGAAAACTATATGTCACTAAAATTTACAAAAAAGAGGGGACACCTGCCCTGAGATCTGAGTATATAAAAACGGTTAAGGATAGGAAAGGAAAGGTTCTCGTTGTAAATGGCAACGGTAAATACCATATATATGATGAGGATTTTAAGCAGATCACAGATGAAGGAAGTGTTAAGGATGGAGTATATGATGGGACCTGGACTGGAACAAATGATGAAGATCAGATCAGTTATTCTGAAATTTATGTTAAAGGAAAGTTGATTTCTGGAAAAAGTAAGGACGAAAAAGGGAACAGTTATGATTACACGGAATTAATAGTGTCTCCTGAATTTGTGGGCGGCACGGGGGCACTTTCTGTATTTCTTGGAAGAAATATCAAGTATCCCCGAAAATGTATGGAGGAGGGAATTGAGGGAACGGTTATCTTAACGTTTAAGGTACTTAAGACGGGGGCGCTCAGCGAGATCAGTGTCACCAGGGAAATTCATAAGGACCTGGCCAAAGAAGCTGTAAGGGTAGTTAAACTTAGTCCGCGATGGAAAACAGGCTATTACAGAGGTGTTCCAAGTAATATCCTTTGTAATCTTCCTGTGAAGTTTGTGCTGGGTAATTAGCCCTGGTACTCAGGTAGCAGTTCTTAATTACAAAAATGATAGTTATTTTTAAGGATGTCTGAAAATACGGATCGGTTTTATAATGGCCTGCCCGCCAATAGAATGGCGCTGGCCGACCTTTTGGTTAATGCAGAATTGTTTGCTGAGGTTCCGGCCGACTGGCATGTCATCATTACGGATATTAAACGATCTACTCAGGCTGTCTTCGATGGTCTTCATGAGACGGTCAACCTGATTGCCACAGGAAGTATTGTCATGGTATTGAATATGGCTTTCAGAGCAGGAATCACCATTCCTTTCTTTTTCGGAGGTGATGGAGCTACGTTTATTGTTCCACCTTCTATTGTAGATCAGGCGATGGGGGGCTTGATGTTGTATCAATCAAATACCTCAGAGAACTTTAATCTTGAATTGCGCGTTGGAACAGTTCCTGTACAACAGATTTATGAGAAAGGTCATGAATTGCATATCAGTAAACTCAGTCTTTCTGCGTCTTTCTCTATTCCGGTGGTATTGGGAAAAGGGTTGAGCTTTGCGGAGCAGCTGATCAAAGCAGAAGACTACCTTTTTGCAACAGCACTGAGTCCTGCGGAGGAACTCGACCTGACCGGAATGCAATGTCGTTGGGATAAGATTGACCCGCCCGAAAACAGCCAGGAGATTGTAACCTTGTTGGTGGTTGCCAGAGGAGGTATTGCCCCGGCTCAGATCTTTAGTCAGGTGATGCGCCAGATCGACGATATCTATGGGCCGCCGCAAAAGAGACAGCCAATTTCTGTAGCCAAACTAAAGTTAAAATCGAGCTTCGACCGGCTGGGGGTAGAAATGCGTGCCAGAATTGGAAAGATTCGTTTTTTTGAGTTGATGAAGAGCTGGTTGATCAACTTATACGGTTATATTTATTTTCATACCGAAAGCGGAAAAAACTACCTGAACAAGCTGGTCGAAATGTCAGACACACTGGTGATCGATGGAAGGATCAATACGGTGATGACCGGAAATGAAGCGCAACGCTTAGCCTTGATAAAGGTATTGGACCGGTTTGAAAGCTCAGGAGATATTTTATATGGAATTCACATTAGTGGTGATTCCGTGATGTCTTGTTATGTACGTGACCTTAAAGACGGGCATATTCATTTTGTAGACGGAGCGGAGGGAGGTTATACGCAGGCTGCACGTCAGCTGAAAGCAAAGAACCGGACAATAGCCTCCTGATGACTCTCCGCGTTGCCGGTATTTTTATCTCCGGATTTATCTCCGCTGTTTCCAAAATGGTAACTGATGCTCAGTTGTGCAAAGGCTTTCACATGGATTTTATAAAGTTTAGAGGCGTAGTATAATTGTCACTGCTGTTTCTTTAAAAAGGAGAAAGTTGTTGTATAAGACGAAAATTAACCGAAAAAACGTGTAATATTTTAGGGGTAAAAGGTGACGATACCAGTGGAGAGGTCGTACATCGCAGGAACAATTTTTATTTCGCCACTGTCTGCGAGTTGTCTGATGGCACTGCTCTGTTCCAATATCTGTTGCATAGAGCGGTATACATTTAGGACCGCTACTTTATTGACAAAAGAGGCATTCTCTCCGGTTCTGTCGGTGTATTCAGTCAGCTCCTGCGGGATGCTGATTTTTACCTCTCTCAGCAAACCAGAAAGGTTTTCTATCATCACATTGTTGCAGGCACTTTTAACCGCACCGCAACCCGTATGTCCCATAACTACAATCAGTTTTGCACCTGCGGCTAAAATGGTATATTCCAGGGAGCCTAGGATATGGGGGGAAACTACATTCCCCGCCACACGGATGTTAAAGATATCGCCTATACTCTGATCGAAGATCAGTTCCGCAGCAACCCGGGAATCCATGCAGCTCAATACTGCTGCAAAAGGTCTGGGTTCGTCTTTTGTTTCCTGTACGCGCTGCAAGAGGTCCCGGGGGGTACAATATCCTTTCTGGAATCGTTCATGCCCATCCTGAAGTAATTGCAAAGCCAGATCCGGTGTCATTCCCAGCAGCTGCTGCGGGTTTTGATCGATGAGGTGGAGGTGTTCGGTTAGCATAATCCTGTTCTGTTATTTACTGTTCGTTGGTTTTTCTTTTTCCTGCTGCATCATTTGCATGAGTTGCATGCCCATCAGGCCGCTCAGGCTTCCATCAGTACCGTTGCCGCCGCTTACGATCAGGTCAGGTATGATCTTAATCCTTCCTTTTCCAATTTCCTCTGTGATTTTGAACCTTGTAAAGTTGTCACCGCCCATTGCTTTTACCTGCAGGTCATAGGCATCGGCGGTAGATTTACCAATGGCCATGATTTTCTCGGCTTCGGCCAGACCTGTTTTTGCAATCTTCTCTGCATCGGCACTGGCATTAAGTCTTGTTGCTTCTGCCTGTGCTCCTGCACGGGCTTTTGTAGCCTCTGCCTCCGCACCTGCACGCATTTTAGTAGCAGTGGCTTCCGCGTCGACCTGTAGCTTAAGACTATTGGCATCACCTTCTGCCTTTTTTACCGTGGCATCTGCAGTACGCTGGGCGATTTCTACGTTTTGCTGTGCTTTCACAATTTCCTTTTGCATATCTGCAATGGCGGTTTCTTTTTCCATGCCCTGACGTTGTTCCTGTGCCATTCTTTGGATCTGATAGGTTTTTTGTTCCTCTTCGGCGATCTTACGGTCGGTCAGGGTTTTCATCAAAGATTCGGGCGGAAGAATATCGCCGATCAGGGTGTCTACGGCATTGACATTGTAATCGTCCAGTACTTCCTTAATGTGTTCTTTTGCAGATTGCTGTCTTTCTTTACGGGTAATGAGGAAACTGATCACATCGCTGTCCTGAGCCGAGTTTCGAAAATAGTTACCGATGGTAGGCTCCAGAACCTGACTAACCAGGTTGCTCATGCTGCCAAATCGGGCGATTACTTTAGGGGCTTCAGTAGCCGGGATATGGATGATCTGAGAAACATCGAGGTTAAAGGGAAATCCATCTCTGGAGCGGACGGTAATCGTACTCAGGTTTTTGTCTAACTGATGTGATTCATTCCTGGCATTCGCCCAGTTGAGCACCAGATTGGTTGTAGGAACCAGCTCTACCTTCATGATGTATTTGTTGAAGGGGTATTTGCCGGGGCCATAAGCTTCCATCCAGACACCACGCTGGCCTTTGCTCACGATGTTGCCATGTTTGAAGCTTTCCCCGCTGATGTCTTTGCCATCTTCTCCGATATAACTGATCACCACACCTACGAAACCTATAGGTACATCTGTCATCGGTATTTCTTCGATCTGGATTGCCCATGGATTGATGTTGTAACTACCCGCTAAAATGATGCTGGGTTGCAAACCACGGTTACCGCCATTCTTTAGAAAAGCATCGATATCCTGGAAATTGTTGTGACCGCTAACCTGCTTACCCGCAATTTGTCCGGTATCGATTGGAAGGCCGTCCAGTGTGGTGACAATGCCTACCATGTTTTCCCTGATACTTACCATATCGGCGATGGTTACCGTAAAAGCAAACAGGTTGATGCGGTAGGTTCCTGCGGTGATATAGGAGGTCTGACGACCTTTTTGTCCCTGGTTATTCAGGAACTTCTCAGTATCCTGAAAATTGTCGGAGTCGACCCTTCGGGCAAGGATGGCGCCAGTAGGTATTTCAGCACCATCGTTGGCGAGGATCAAGCCTATTTTTCCTTCGGGGATAATGGTGAAACCCTGCATGTTTACAGAATACTGCCAGGGCCACATGCCCCAGTAGAGGCCTGGTGCGAGTGCTCTTGCCTGAAAGCCTGCTTCGCCTTTAGTGGCGATGATACGGCCATCAGGCAGTTCTTTGTCCCTGCCAAAAAGAACAAATTTCTTTGTTACCAGTCCGATTTTGTTTTCGGGTACGATAACCATCCCCAGGAAAACACGTAAAATAAACTTGTAAAATAAAAGGGTGAACAGGATGGCGGATATCCACCAGTAGTTCAGAAAGATTTGATAATAGTCCATGGTTGTTGGTTTTAAGTTGAATCAAACTTCATAAAAGAGTAAAATATAAAAGTCTTACATCAGTATTATATTGTATTATTTTAATCTTATATTAGTATTATGAATAAAGAGGACTTGCTACACCTGGAGAAACTGATGAACTTTCTGGCCAGTAATTTTCTAAAGAAAAAGAGTTGGAAAGATGTTTCTAAATCTGAATGGACGTATATCGTAGAGGAATTAAATGGCTTGTTGCAGGAGCGCAACAGGAAGCAAAGGATCAAAAAAGAGAACAACTTATTTGGGGCAAATTACCTGTATGAGCATTTGATTATCAATAAGCTAAAAGCATATGAAAAGAAGAAAGACCTTAGCGGATCGAGCAAACCCAACCTCAGTAAACTGAGTCTTATTGTACAATTACTGGGTTATGATAATTACATCGATTTTATCAATTCACATAATGAGGTTTTCAATTTTAACGATTTAAAGATTGACATTCCTAAAGCAACAGTAAACCATAAATTGCTGGATGAACTGGTTGGTTTATGGTATTCTTTTAACCGGAACCTGCCTGATAATCCGGAAAAAATTAATGAGGAAAGGATCTGGCGTTCTTCCGTTGAAATTTATAAATCTGAATCTACGGGTGAATATTTTATTGAAAGGAGCGGGGGAGATAACCATAAGTATTACGGGAAAATCACTTCCTATGCGGATTACATTTTCATCATCATGAACAGCAACACCTTTATTCGTCAGCGGCACTTTATTTCCCGCCTGAAAGATATTGGAGAGAAGCTAAAACAACCTAATTACAGGATTGAGGAAATGCATTTCATCAGTACCTGTATTAGTTTTAATCAGGAGCCCATTGCCTTGTTTGAAATATTTCAAAAGGTCAATACCACAAAAAATTACGTAGCGGATTCAGTGAGTTTCCCAATAGAAAGCGCAGAACTTCCTGCGGGGGTTGTTGCTTACCTGAAGGATACGGAAGGAAACAGGATTAATTACAGGTAAGCGGAGGGCTGAACGGCAAATAAAAAAGGTGATGAGGTGATTTCCTCATCACCTTTCAGTGATATGTTTAAATATCAGTTCAGCGGTTAGTTGAAACGATATTTGATACCGAACTGCATTCTCCATCTTGCGGTCTCATCGATGCTGTTAGAGAAAGAATTCACCATTGGTGAAGCACTCGTAGAGTCCATATAAGGGAAAGAGAAGGTTGGTTTTTTAGTGTCCGGATCTATACCTTTATAGCTCAGTAATCCATTTGCCCTGTTCGCAAATTTAGGAACACCCCATGTTTTGTTGATCAGGTTTCCGAAGTTGAAAACATCAAATGTGATTTGCAAAGAATGTTTTTTGTTGCTGAAACTGGTAAATAAATCCTGTGCAATACGCAGGTCTAATGTACCCACCATATTCCCTACAAGTCCGTTTCTTTCGGCATATTTTCCCCTTCTTTTGTTTAAATAATTGTCCTGGTTAATGTAGCTGTCTAATTGCGACCAGATTTGATCAGGCGTACGCAAGTCTGGCGTTTTACCGGTGTTTTCAGGTACCAATAAAATTTCCGATTTGTTTCTCGGTATATAAATCAGGTCATTCCCTTTTAAGCCGTCATTGTTCAGGTCATTGGCATAAGTGTAGGAATATCTGAAACCATCCTGTAACTGATAGAACATAGAGATGGTTGTTCCCAGGTGGTTGATGTATTCCTTTCTGTAAACCAAAGAAGCGATAAAGCGGCTCTTAACCATATAAGTAGAATAAGACATGGCTTCGGAATTCGGATCTCCTGAAACCTGCCTGTCTCTCCACATGGATTGAGCAATCGTTCCACCGTCATTTACCGAACGGGAATCCGTATAAGTGTAGCC
This region of Pedobacter steynii genomic DNA includes:
- a CDS encoding UbiA family prenyltransferase codes for the protein MGNKIVRFVFFGNYFVGLLAVALTLEATQQLRLPYNSLNYYLLLFLAPTIYYTYAYHQISARPSLNNPRSQWYFKHRVFISWSQGILFSLCIALAVRLLYINYSHILNLPLSYWLAITVIVLAGGLYYRLLPRSFLNFDLRNTGWLKAFVIGFVWACCANILPLIMLKIETGIGYHDPLLWTWLFIKNWMFCTVNAILFDIKDYPTDANKHLKTFVVRFGLRRTIFYILIPLLIIGMISLFIFARYKGFGPIPTALNILPFILTIYIAYSMRRRKNILYYLMVIDGLILFKAICGIIAMQFMPV
- a CDS encoding energy transducer TonB; the protein is MNKLNMLVLFLLFAGLNVLAQTPADTTYYLKNKVGYVRNKDSADYKRVVTAPGPGSNLYQINDYYIDGKKKSTAQGRMDKRMIYEGPYVSYYQNGNKQKEGTYVNNELEGEVNTYYPDGKLYVTKIYKKEGTPALRSEYIKTVKDRKGKVLVVNGNGKYHIYDEDFKQITDEGSVKDGVYDGTWTGTNDEDQISYSEIYVKGKLISGKSKDEKGNSYDYTELIVSPEFVGGTGALSVFLGRNIKYPRKCMEEGIEGTVILTFKVLKTGALSEISVTREIHKDLAKEAVRVVKLSPRWKTGYYRGVPSNILCNLPVKFVLGN
- a CDS encoding M12 family metallopeptidase, which encodes MKITKNLLFVAATLLIMAGCKKNTDNIQQETPVVKTESSAPFSCEMRVDAPNGLPGTESNGPANKVWPNGSIIKVRFSGGTTYVRSKVQQYAKSWETYANLTFQFVADNAAADIKVAFDAGGSWSYIGTDTKNKTVSMNYGWFNNNTSDTEFRRTVTHEFGHALGLNHEQSHPDANIPWNTQAVYDYYMGAPNYWTKAQVDYNVLAVSSRTGLNYTAYDSASIMHYPVQAQFTTNNVTIAANNTTISAKDALYMTSIYPGR
- a CDS encoding TonB-dependent receptor produces the protein MKKTLLLLMALLFLGSELTFAQKTTITGTVTDATTKETLIGVSVYIKGSKQGTSTNSGGQFSIEAVSTDQLVFSYTGYKPVTLLVGSNTTFQVSLESSAAQLDEVVLIGTRSAGRVKLETAVPVDIVNVSKTAATTGRLELTDILNYAAPSFNYNKQSGSDGADHVELGTLRGLGPDQTLVLVNGKRRHSTAFVSVFGTRGRGNSGVDLSTIPTAAIERVEILRDGASAQYGSDAIAGVINLVLKKNVNEFVANAGYSGYYDPAFNSKKSLAAAQYPHGGSIDGNAFTFDANYGLKIGKTGFLNLSADYSKSGKTYRQTKDTATANPKALPLNTPRRANGDGSSEGGTIFFNSEIPTSARTTFYSFGGYSYKGSEAYAFTRNFSSRPERFPTNGTSIIPVEGIIIKTPDGESYYNPLIETHIKDLAFAAGLKGSFGKDWNWDLSNNTGNNDFHFYGKKTFNASLGADKTSFDDGGSEFLQNTTNLNFSKRFDQVLSGFNLGFGGEYRYERYKISAGEEASYKNYDPDGIKAAGSQGFPGFQPADAANSNRSVFGAFVDFELDATDKWLINFANRLEHYSDFGYNFSTKFATRYKISDNFNIRGSVGTGFRAPSLQQINYSSTFTNVQGAIISEVKIAPNSSPITKAAGIPNLKQETSKNAGLGFTFKPVPEFSITVDGYLINVKDRVVLSGQFSAADETLDPVFTDALKALRVGTAQFFANAVNTTNRGLDVVLDYNKTIGDNRYRLLFTGNFQSMDIDKVNYPTILGRTEALKETFLSSREKKFILASAPKTKFSLNPEYGYRDLTIGMRFTYFGKVDIYGYGDGTGTSPVVPKDDGSGSVADLYNYSGKMVSDVYFSYKLNPYARISLGADNLFNVHPDLGYIPGAKGWAYNNEPAGPFDAVQMGGNGRRIFARIGFNF
- a CDS encoding class I SAM-dependent methyltransferase, coding for MTNNYDHIANYYDRLSRMVFFKSQVNAQIDQLGYIPENSSVLIVGGGTGWILEELAKVRPAGLHIVYVEISANMIALSRDRNPGANEVEFVNKRIEDFSSSMSFDVILTPFLFDNFSAERAVVVFKQLDLLLKENGYWLFVDFSLKGERGRWWKSAFLQLMYSFFKLIRIVEASELTDMEPYFKNAGYQEIIGKSYYGGFIQGQVYRKG